A window of the Henckelia pumila isolate YLH828 chromosome 3, ASM3356847v2, whole genome shotgun sequence genome harbors these coding sequences:
- the LOC140886143 gene encoding BRASSINOSTEROID INSENSITIVE 1-associated receptor kinase 1-like, producing the protein MSMVYDNWERLVAAVLKREQLREIALCPSFSSSSSFSSDFRFDPSDSSHVSTVANNATGAVAGGVAARLFAAPSIALAWFRRKEPKDHSLIDFPGVHLAQLQRFSLRELQVASDNFSHKNIIGRGWPGRVYKGRLADGSLVSIKRLKEELAKVDRGLQLIQTEVEISGIAVHPNLLDLRGFCMTRTERLLVYPYMANGNVASCLRDRPETQPPLDWPIRKRIALGSARGLAYLHDHCNPKIIHRDVKAANIFLDEDFEAVVGDFGLAKLMDYQDTDVTTAVRGTIGHIAPEYLSTGRCSEKTDVFGYGVMLLELITGRRAFDLARLANDDDVTLLDWVRGLLKEKKLETLVDANLQGNYVDDEVEELIQVALLCTQSSPLERPKMSKVVRMLEGDGLAERWEEWHKEEEMFRQEFNHMHHPNTDWIIDGHENIDSEVFSEPR; encoded by the exons ATGTCGATGGTGTATGACAACTGGGAGAGGCTGGTTGCGGCCGTTTTGAAAAGAGAGCAGCTTCGGGAAATTGCTCTGTGCCCCAGCTTCAGCTCCAGCTCCTCTTTTTCATCTGATTTTCGTTTCGATCCATCAGATTCTTCACATGTTTCTACAG TTGCCAACAACGCTACTGGAGCCGTTGCAGGAGGGGTTGCTGCCCGTCTATTTGCTGCCCCTTCAATTGCGCTTGCTTGGTTTCGCAGAAAGGAGCCAAAGGATCATTCATTAATTGATTTTCCTG GAGTTCATCTGGCACAGCTCCAAAGATTTTCACTACGTGAATTGCAAGTTGCATCAGATAATTTCAGTCACAAAAATATCATTGGCAGAGGTTGGCCTGGTAGGGTTTACAAAGGTCGATTAGCTGATGGCAGTCTAGTATCAATAAAAAGACTGAAAGAAGAGTTAGCTAAAGTCGACAGAGGGCTGCAATTAATCCAAACAGAAGTGGAAATTTCCGGCATAGCCGTGCATCCAAATTTACTTGATTTGCGTGGCTTTTGCATGACTCGTACGGAACGATTGCTTGTTTATCCTTACATGGCTAATGGAAATGTTGCATCGTGCTTGAGAG ATAGACCTGAAACTCAACCTCCACTTGATTGGCCAATAAGAAAACGGATAGCGTTGGGGTCTGCGAGGGGACTTGCTTATTTGCATGATCACTGTAACCCTAAAATCATTCATCGAGATGTCAAAGCTGCGAATATATTCTTGGATGAGGACTTTGAAGCAGTTGTCGGTGACTTTGGGCTGGCCAAACTTATGGACTACCAGGATACTGATGTTACCACGGCTGTTCGTGGAACAATTGGTCATATTGCTCCAGAGTACCTCTCCACCGGTAGATGTTCCGAGAAAACTGATGTTTTTGGTTATGGGGTCATGCTTCTTGAGCTGATCACTGGTCGGAGAGCTTTCGATCTTGCTCGACTTGCCAATGATGATGATGTGACGTTACTCGATTGG GTCAGGGGACTTTTAAAGGAAAAAAAGTTGGAGACACTCGTCGATGCGAATCTTCAAGGTAATTATGTTGACGATGAGGTGGAAGAGCTGATCCAAGTAGCTCTGCTCTGCACACAGAGCTCCCCGTTGGAACGTCCAAAGATGTCGAAAGTCGTGAGGATGCTGGAGGGTGATGGCTTGGCAGAGAGGTGGGAAGAATGGCACAAGGAAGAAGAAATGTTCCGTCAAGAATTCAATCATATGCATCACCCGAACACTGATTGGATAATTGATGGTCACGAGAATATTGATTCTGAAGTATTTTCCGAGCCAAGATGA